From the genome of Medicago truncatula cultivar Jemalong A17 chromosome 2, MtrunA17r5.0-ANR, whole genome shotgun sequence:
ATTCCTCTTCCCATATTGACGGTATTATTTGGTTTCATATGTTCAAAGAAGTTTTATCCATCTTTTCAACATCAGGCGCTTGAGGTTGCAGCTTCAGAAGTCAAGGAAGTTCCAAACATGGAATTGATTTATAGGTCTTTCATTCCACTAAGCTTGAGTTCTGAGAAGATTGATGACGACCAGTTTGAAGACGCGCGGTCTGAAGTTTCGAGACAAACATCATTTGTTTGATGTAGTTTTAGTTATAGCAGTCATTTAGTAATATGCttttagatattttattttattattaattgttgaTAACAAGATTTAGGAATCAGGGACTGTTTGTGAATGTCATTTATGCAAGGTGAGATTTGTTGGTTTGGTAATACTACTATTATATAGTGTTTGTGAATGTCATTATGCTTGTAATGGTTGTGTaatggttgtgaagtgttttCATGTTCTCTATATTTCAAAGTTTCCTTCTGAACTTGACTCAGatgatttttcctttttttttgggtataatatatatatacacacacacacaacaaaATGGGACAATTCCTGCATAAGTATATTGCTTTTTCCATAAGTTTCACATTTTCATTTGATAAATTTAGTAGATGAAATAACTACAACATGATGTGAAAATTAGGACGTAACCTAAGTTAAGAAATTCAAACTGCATTGATAATTAGGTTTTCAACATTTCAGAACTACATAAGACCCAAATTGGTTGAGAAAAAATGTCTAAGAAAATGGAATTTGTCTGCACCATTTCATAACAGGAATTTGTCTGCAACATTCCATAGcatgactaaaaataaaaccatAACATgttacgataaaaaaaaaaaaaaaactaccgtCAATGATTACATAAAATGCATCAAAATAACGATGTCTTCAAAccgaaaaataaatgaaattaaccgacaaaaaaaatacttcaaataTGAGTGATTGAGTGCTCCATTGATAGTAGTCATAAGAAAATGCCTTATCATTAAACTTGATCTATGGCCACACCAGAAgtttaatcatatcatcaaaaggTGAACCTAATAAGCCATCCTGATTACCGAAAACCACATTGTTACGATGCTTCTAAATTGACCACGTATAAGATAACCAAATCGAATGAATTCCTTTACGTCCTATACATGATAAACCAAACCTGTTAATGGCTCAACATGACAAAAAATGTCGTTTGTTAACACACCATTGATTTCTAATCAAGATAGAACATCCATACATAATTATTTGGCCACATgacaatgaaaattaaataaagtattGTTTCCTTCAAATTACAACCGTCCACACACAAAATTGATACTAAATTTTGCACCCCTCTCTAAATTAAATTCAACTCGGTTGAAAGGCGATCGTTTAGTAATCTCCATGCAACGGTGAATCTTCAATGAAACTAAATTATTCCAAGTGACCTTAAACAAAGGTGAATCTTCTACAAATTCAAATCATAACCCTTTCCTCTCTCTCTAATATTgctaaattaaaaactttgtggTTTCTCACTTCCCtaagaaatcactattgttGGAGCCAACGTTCATAAAAATGAAGCTAAACTTGTCCCCAACTTTGAATCCATTTTCAATTGCAAAATGCAACATCACTAGAAGGACCGCGAATAAATGATTTTTGTATCCCCAACCTTCGTTTTTGAGCACCACACAAATACAAGCAGCATTATTAAGCTTCGGTTTAATGTAATCGGATGAGTATCCCTAAATTAGTTTTTGTCTTGTTGTAATCTCCTTAattcataaaaatcaaatattaaaaaaatttataatgactattttttttcctttgttattggtacaaagtttttttttaccattgttTAGCAGTAACTGATCTCAGTCGAAATTAAACCCTCGACACCTTGCTCAAGGGCTCAAACTCCTTACTTGAATCAATTCATTGTTGCTAGTTACACAATCATTGACTAACAAGAGAcataataaattacaaaatcaatttatgaTGTTTTTCCAACAAAACAAGGTATGATTGTAATCCCAACAATaccatttctcttttaaattttttaatccgTGTAAATttacacatgatagaaaaactcaatttataatttcattaaatatcACTGTTATCTTaatattcacaattttcaatcaatttttaaacttaaaagtataaaacatcgtcctttaaaaaaaattaagcgtgtgaaaatcataaaaaagatATGAGTATATGGGaaataatcatatattttttcaaaacaatattataatcgACTTTGTATattaacaattatttaaaaaaattattttattttttataaattttataaaagtattttttgCAGTGcaactatttatttaaatctaatctaaatcagaattttttgttaaaagaaaatctAAATAAGAAATATTTTCAAGAAGTATTTATGAATAATTTCCACAATAATAGGAAGAATATCATGCACAATAAATATaacttattttgatttattttccaaaactatttGAATTTTggtatattataaaaaaagtataacCAAATGCAATAGATATATTATTAAACGCACTAAAGAAAGTTTCcttgagcatagctcagttgataaggacaatgcataatatatgcaaggtctaaAGTTCGAACAttggacaccacaaaaaaaaaagcaacaaagAAATGACAccctctttcaaaaaaaaaaaatggtaccTTAGTATCCAACCTTTTGCTAgcaagatgatgatgatgatgatgatgatgatgataataataataataataataatttctctcaaaaaaataaaaaataatatgagacATAATTGGaagtttttatagaaaaaaactacataatccatttatgatattttttggacaaaacaGAATATGACTGTTAAAGTGTTAATTATTCCCATCAATTGATATCAATTCTCAAAACATTAAAGGTAATAATATATATGGAAAATTCAGATACAGAGATGTATATGGGAAATCGtcactatttttttcaaaatatattaaaaaatcgGTTTTTTATATGGCAAAAATTTATCTGAATCTAAATAAGAAATATTTTCTTAGAAGATTTATCTCATCAAGAAAAGTTTtcaaaggaagaaaaatattttcttttatataactaaggaagaaaaatatatattttgatttatccTAGTTTGTAATAATATGAATTATCATCTCCTAAACTTAAACCTAATGCACCTCTATAAATAAAGGGTTTGGAAAAGTGGTAGAGGGGagaaaaaacaagagaaaaggAGTCGAGAAAACTTACGAAATAGGTACGACTTCTTCTCCAAATATTTCAATGAATTAGACTTTTTGCCTTGATGCATTTGTGTGCTCCTTTTGTTGTTCTTGCATAAATTTTGTCTGCTCCTTTTTATGTGTGCTATTTTAGAGTATTGTTTTATGTTTAAGATTTAGGTATGAATTGTTTGCCGTAACTCCTTTTACTCTTATTGTTTTCTTACAAATCCTACCTCTTCAAATTTACCATTCTGATTGTATGaaacatcatttttctctcggtaaattaaaaaaatatatgacttTTTTGGGTTTGGATGGGTAAATGGCTTACGGATTTCTTTGAATTAGTGGGGGGTGCAAAAAAGAGGTTCCCTTAGGTCGAAGATGAATGAATAATTGGGTTCAACTCTTTTAAGGCCCAAACGAGATAGCTATTTTACTACACCCCCCTTTTTTTAGAAATAGCACCTCCTCTAGATTTGTTAGTGTTATTTCATTCAACCTTTGCTTTTGGCTATTATCTGAACCACGAAGGATGGGTGAGTAacactcaaaaaacaaaaataataagttaAATGAAACAGATCAATTGTTGTATGAAGACAGAGATTTAGACAACTCATTTTTGAGTgaaaccaattgaattcgaaaGCTAACTTAAAATATCATAATAAGTTTTGTAGTTTAATATTTGTTCTGTGATATTTTGAAGATGTCTAAAAGGTGTATATCTTGAGCTAGAAAAATGTTTAAACACTTTATTTAGTTagacataaaaagaaaaaaaagtagaaaaataataattaaataatcactataattttaaaatgattatatcATGTGTATTTTTTGTGTGTACGACTAAATAAAGTGTTCAAATTTATGGTGACTCATTTTCGCAGACGATCCCACCACAACAGCTAATGAAGAACACTGCTGAACTTCCTGTAAGCaaatattttcactttttactTTGTCCATACAAAGATTCATGTTTATTATTAACTATTTTCATACCTTGCATACAATCAGATTTGTACTTTGAAAGTTGATTTTGGGTGCACAAATGGTTGTCATTCGGATGTGAAGAAAACGTTACAAGAACTAAagggtatatatatttttcttagttctttcaaaattaatattttaatttctttttggtctagccttttctaatattttaatttttttcattaaattgtaaaaattataatcaGGAGTGAAAACTATTTCTGTTGATCCAAAGCAAGGGAAGGTAATAGTTGTTGGTAATGTAAATCCCATGATGCTAATTAAACTTCTTCGAAAGATAGGTAGAAAAGCACAACTTTGTTCGTTACAAGAACCAAAGGAAAAAGGAGCTGGTTCTCATGCAAAAAAGAAGCATCATTCTCGTCGGTGTCATGAGAGTAGTGACACTGAGGAGGAGTATGAAGCCAAACAAGTTTATGGTCATAATCATAAGACACATCACAATCAAAGGAGCAACAAAATGCATGACCAAAATAACATGTTTGATTTTCGTAATCAACATGCACAACCACGACCGGCTGCTGGACACCAACACGCGCAACCACCACCGACTGCTGGAAACCATCGCGCACCCCCACCACCATTTGCTGGATATCAACCCGGACCCCAACCACCGTTTGCTGGATATCGACCACCGCCACCACCAATGTCAGGGTACCGACCATTCTCACCACCAATGTCAGGGTATCAACCATTCTCAGGATATCGTCCACCACCAATGCCTTGGTACCAACCTCAACATGCTGGATATGCAATACCACCACAAATGTATCCAGGATCAGGGCCTCTACAT
Proteins encoded in this window:
- the LOC11437811 gene encoding formin-A; this translates as MKNTAELPICTLKVDFGCTNGCHSDVKKTLQELKGVKTISVDPKQGKVIVVGNVNPMMLIKLLRKIGRKAQLCSLQEPKEKGAGSHAKKKHHSRRCHESSDTEEEYEAKQVYGHNHKTHHNQRSNKMHDQNNMFDFRNQHAQPRPAAGHQHAQPPPTAGNHRAPPPPFAGYQPGPQPPFAGYRPPPPPMSGYRPFSPPMSGYQPFSGYRPPPMPWYQPQHAGYAIPPQMYPGSGPLHGYNGYSHPMGPHGYNGYGHLMGPDYGHYGSRMPMSRPNPMIHYNSYADNYRYTM